The following coding sequences are from one Granulicella sp. L56 window:
- a CDS encoding Wzz/FepE/Etk N-terminal domain-containing protein — MSSLQQRTPAPTPSKSRLAIRLIERRWMIGACLTLGWGAGIVAAHSVPHKYRSETVILIEQQKVPNYLVEPNISADIQQQRLQSIREQMLSRTGLLALIQKFHLYGNEADYRDPDGLAERMRKDIKIELIEEAGKRELAAFQVSYSASDPTTAKEVTNELATQFISETIQDRKRLSEDTTSFLESQLEEARQSLATQEEKLREFRTQSSGELPEQIQSNLQILAGLQNQLQDANDALSHTQQHDIYLRSLYRQYQATGTPTASGISPAQALDAQVNTLKAQLVELEARYTDSYPEIIAVKQQIAKLEAQQAKVASLRPSTPATPTPGSGSVSPRAVPDSPLMIQINSELSADALQSASEKEKLHSIEKQIGVYQSRLNAAPDNEQKAAAVNRDYDQSRTYYESLLNKKLQSEMATELEGHTEGEQFRVIDPANLPIKPYWPNEVVFSSAGLAGGLAIGLAIALLLGALNPYIYEASELSECIGSGYILPLPSMATPRELAQMRRRKVLEVTIAIILAITIPAITLLRYYKS; from the coding sequence ATGAGTAGTCTGCAACAACGCACGCCAGCCCCTACGCCATCGAAAAGTCGCCTGGCAATCAGGCTAATCGAAAGACGGTGGATGATCGGGGCTTGCCTGACTCTCGGTTGGGGTGCTGGTATTGTTGCGGCCCATAGCGTTCCTCACAAATATCGCTCAGAGACCGTTATTTTGATAGAGCAGCAAAAAGTCCCTAATTACCTGGTAGAGCCGAATATCTCCGCGGATATTCAGCAGCAAAGGCTGCAGAGTATCCGAGAACAAATGTTAAGCAGAACAGGGCTGCTTGCGCTTATCCAGAAATTTCATCTTTACGGCAACGAAGCGGACTACCGCGACCCGGATGGCTTGGCCGAAAGGATGCGCAAGGACATCAAGATTGAGCTGATTGAAGAGGCAGGCAAGAGAGAACTGGCAGCATTTCAAGTTTCTTATTCTGCGTCAGATCCAACCACTGCTAAAGAGGTGACTAATGAACTTGCCACACAATTCATTAGCGAGACCATTCAAGACCGCAAGCGACTTTCTGAGGACACAACATCTTTTCTAGAGAGTCAATTAGAGGAAGCGCGGCAGAGCCTGGCAACGCAGGAGGAAAAACTTAGAGAGTTCAGGACTCAGTCTTCAGGAGAATTGCCTGAACAGATCCAGAGCAATCTCCAGATCCTCGCGGGCTTACAAAATCAGCTACAGGACGCCAACGACGCTCTAAGTCACACACAACAACATGATATCTATCTTAGGTCGCTATATCGTCAATATCAGGCTACCGGAACGCCTACTGCCTCCGGCATAAGCCCTGCACAAGCCTTGGACGCTCAGGTGAATACACTGAAGGCACAGCTCGTTGAGCTTGAGGCCCGCTACACGGACAGTTATCCTGAGATCATTGCAGTAAAGCAGCAAATTGCCAAACTTGAGGCACAACAGGCGAAAGTTGCATCTCTGCGGCCTTCAACTCCGGCTACGCCTACTCCAGGTAGTGGAAGTGTCTCGCCTAGAGCAGTCCCGGACAGCCCACTTATGATTCAGATTAATAGTGAGCTATCAGCGGATGCTCTTCAGTCCGCAAGTGAAAAAGAAAAACTTCATAGTATCGAAAAGCAGATCGGAGTATACCAATCCCGCCTCAATGCAGCTCCGGACAATGAACAGAAGGCTGCGGCCGTAAATCGCGACTATGATCAATCGCGAACTTATTACGAGTCCTTGCTGAATAAAAAACTGCAGTCTGAGATGGCGACCGAACTTGAAGGGCATACAGAAGGTGAGCAATTTCGAGTGATCGATCCCGCAAATCTCCCCATCAAACCATACTGGCCCAACGAGGTAGTGTTTTCATCTGCCGGCCTGGCTGGTGGTCTGGCAATTGGATTGGCAATAGCACTTCTATTGGGTGCGTTGAATCCTTATATCTATGAAGCGTCAGAGTTGTCTGAGTGCATTGGGAGCGGATACATTCTTCCCCTGCCGAGTATGGCCACTCCGCGAGAACTCGCTCAGATGCGCCGACGTAAAGTTCTGGAAGTCACTATAGCCATAATTCTAGCTATAACTATCCCCGCTATTACACTGCTCAGGTATTACAAATCCTAA
- a CDS encoding transcription termination/antitermination protein NusG yields the protein MGTHIECLSASLSTAAPVDDRRWYVAYTYPRHEKSVADQLTHKSVESFLPTITTISRWRDRRVKIEQPLFPGYIFARISTREKLKVVSVPSVIRMLSFNEVPMPVDDADIDALMLCVSRGGALQPHHFTAIGERVRVREGMFEGLEGFVVRHHEGCSLVVTVSLIQQSVSLEIEESLLECVPSLAHTSLSSSRVARLQ from the coding sequence ATGGGAACTCACATTGAATGTTTGTCGGCAAGCCTTTCGACTGCCGCTCCCGTGGACGATCGGCGCTGGTATGTTGCCTACACCTACCCCCGCCATGAGAAGTCGGTGGCAGACCAACTCACGCACAAGTCTGTCGAAAGCTTTCTACCAACCATCACTACGATTAGCCGATGGAGAGATCGCCGCGTCAAGATCGAGCAGCCGCTGTTTCCCGGATATATCTTCGCCCGTATTTCGACTAGAGAGAAACTGAAGGTTGTATCCGTGCCGAGTGTGATTCGCATGTTGTCATTCAATGAGGTTCCCATGCCAGTCGACGACGCGGATATCGATGCCCTGATGCTGTGCGTCAGCCGCGGTGGTGCATTGCAACCTCATCATTTTACCGCTATCGGGGAACGTGTCAGGGTAAGAGAGGGAATGTTTGAGGGACTAGAAGGATTTGTGGTTCGCCACCACGAAGGTTGCAGTTTGGTTGTTACCGTTTCCTTGATCCAACAATCGGTATCCTTGGAGATAGAGGAGTCGCTTCTGGAATGCGTTCCTTCTCTGGCCCATACTTCATTGTCTTCATCGCGAGTTGCTCGTCTGCAATGA